The following are encoded in a window of Ferribacterium limneticum genomic DNA:
- a CDS encoding pyridoxal-dependent decarboxylase, exosortase A system-associated: MTTPIPSTPIHTTMNQFVAVGDELLVGGLPISQLAERVGQTPFYAYDRGLLHSRVTELRSALPDGVKLHYAMKANPMPAVVGFMAGLVDGIDVASAGELKVALDAGTDPHEISFAGPGKRSSELHQAVAAGVLINIESFREVSILAGISLKLGLPARVAVRVNPDFELKGSGMKMGGGPKQFGVDAELVPELLAKIGEYKLAFEGFHLFAGSQNLKAESICEAQQKSYELALVLSRHAPSPVSFLNLGGGFGIPYFPGEKRLDLVPIRQNLEQLANRARQDFPDASLVIELGRYLVGEAGIYVSRIVDRKISRGQTFLVVDGGLNHHLSASGNFGQVIRKNYPVAIGNRMNTKSTETATVVGPLCTPLDLLADRMTLAVAKPDDLVVVFQSGAYGASASPHRFLGHPEVIEVLI, from the coding sequence ATGACAACACCAATCCCCTCTACGCCTATCCATACAACAATGAATCAATTTGTCGCGGTCGGCGATGAATTGCTGGTCGGTGGCTTACCAATATCGCAACTGGCTGAGCGGGTTGGGCAGACGCCGTTCTATGCGTATGACCGAGGCTTGCTGCATTCACGTGTTACCGAATTACGTTCTGCGCTACCAGATGGCGTAAAACTCCACTACGCGATGAAAGCCAACCCAATGCCTGCGGTCGTTGGCTTCATGGCGGGACTAGTCGACGGTATTGACGTGGCCTCTGCCGGAGAATTAAAGGTCGCACTGGATGCAGGCACAGACCCGCATGAAATCAGCTTTGCCGGCCCGGGAAAACGAAGTTCAGAGCTACACCAGGCCGTAGCGGCTGGCGTGCTGATCAACATTGAGTCATTTCGCGAAGTCAGTATCCTGGCGGGCATTTCGCTGAAACTTGGACTTCCAGCCCGGGTTGCTGTGCGCGTCAATCCGGACTTCGAACTCAAGGGTTCCGGCATGAAGATGGGCGGCGGCCCCAAGCAGTTCGGTGTTGATGCCGAACTCGTGCCAGAATTACTGGCAAAAATCGGTGAATACAAACTGGCGTTCGAGGGATTCCATCTATTTGCCGGCTCGCAAAACCTCAAGGCAGAATCCATTTGTGAGGCACAGCAGAAATCCTATGAATTGGCCCTCGTACTATCGCGCCATGCCCCGTCACCTGTCAGTTTCCTGAACCTTGGTGGCGGATTCGGCATCCCCTACTTCCCTGGCGAAAAACGACTCGATCTGGTACCGATCAGGCAAAATCTCGAACAACTAGCGAATCGAGCCAGACAAGACTTTCCTGATGCATCACTAGTCATCGAACTGGGTCGCTACCTTGTCGGCGAGGCTGGGATTTATGTCTCCAGGATTGTTGACCGCAAGATTTCACGTGGACAGACCTTTCTGGTCGTTGATGGCGGCTTAAACCATCACCTCTCTGCATCGGGCAACTTCGGGCAGGTCATCAGAAAAAACTACCCTGTAGCGATTGGTAATCGCATGAATACAAAGAGCACAGAAACAGCCACCGTCGTCGGTCCGCTGTGTACTCCGCTGGACCTTCTTGCAGACCGCATGACACTGGCAGTAGCAAAACCTGATGATCTCGTCGTAGTATTCCAATCTGGCGCCTACGGGGCCAGTGCCAGCCCACATCGCTTTTTGGGGCATCCTGAAGTTATCGAGGTATTGATCTAG
- a CDS encoding acyl-CoA ligase (AMP-forming), exosortase A system-associated, translated as MRNSTLLPELISLAAERNSVAPALTYNKTTLNYGELHEAVTRFASGLLSLGLQRGERVAIYLEKRFETVIASFGAPAAGGVFVPLNPLLKAEQVGYILRDCNVRMLVTSPERLTLLQETLPACHDLRHVVLLDSVVSPPVISGLNTIQWSNLFNAPPANGHRVIDTDMLGILYTSGSTGKPKGVVLSHRNMVAGAKSVASYLENHAGDTLLAALPLSFDAGFSQLTTAFYVGARVVLLNYLLPRDVIKAIEQEKITGLTAVPPLYIQLTQTNWPEGITEHLRYFANTGGRMPRETLVTLRQHLPKTKPFLMYGLTEAFRSTFLPPAEVDRRPDSIGKAIPNAEILVLREDGSPCGPNEPGELVHRGALVGMGYWNDPEKTAERYKPLPVHAPGREAGLVLPEIAVFSGDTVRMDEDGFLYFIGRRDEMMKTSGYRVSPTEVEEVLYATKLVGECVAFGVDDDRMGHAIQVIATPPAGKALDVNALLAECRARMPAYMVPSGIDVREGPLPRNPNGKIDRKTLSTAWVELKNL; from the coding sequence ATGCGAAATTCTACGCTTTTACCCGAATTGATTTCCTTGGCGGCAGAGCGCAATTCGGTAGCGCCCGCGCTGACCTATAACAAAACAACACTCAACTATGGCGAATTGCACGAAGCAGTCACCCGTTTCGCCAGCGGCTTGCTCAGCCTTGGCCTACAGCGTGGCGAGCGCGTCGCCATCTATCTTGAAAAACGCTTTGAGACAGTGATCGCCAGTTTCGGCGCTCCAGCAGCCGGCGGGGTTTTTGTGCCACTGAATCCACTGCTAAAAGCCGAACAGGTTGGTTACATTCTGCGCGACTGCAATGTTCGCATGCTCGTCACTTCACCTGAGCGTCTGACATTACTGCAGGAAACGCTACCGGCTTGCCACGACCTTCGCCATGTGGTTTTGCTCGATTCTGTCGTCTCCCCGCCGGTGATCAGCGGACTAAATACTATTCAATGGAGCAATCTGTTTAATGCGCCGCCTGCAAATGGTCATCGGGTAATCGATACCGATATGCTAGGCATCTTGTACACCTCTGGCAGCACAGGCAAACCCAAAGGGGTCGTTCTTTCGCACCGAAACATGGTGGCAGGCGCCAAGAGCGTAGCGAGTTATCTAGAAAACCACGCCGGCGACACACTGCTAGCGGCCCTACCATTGTCTTTTGATGCAGGCTTCAGCCAGCTAACGACGGCCTTCTACGTCGGAGCTCGGGTTGTTCTGCTCAATTACCTGCTCCCCAGAGATGTGATCAAGGCAATTGAGCAGGAAAAGATTACCGGCCTGACAGCCGTTCCGCCACTGTACATCCAGCTAACGCAGACAAATTGGCCCGAGGGCATCACCGAACACTTGCGCTATTTCGCCAATACCGGTGGACGCATGCCACGCGAAACGCTGGTGACACTGCGCCAACATCTGCCCAAAACCAAGCCGTTCCTGATGTATGGCCTGACCGAGGCATTCCGTTCAACATTTTTGCCTCCAGCAGAGGTCGATCGCAGACCCGACTCGATCGGCAAGGCGATTCCCAATGCGGAAATTTTGGTGCTACGCGAAGACGGTTCCCCTTGCGGGCCAAACGAGCCGGGCGAATTGGTACATCGAGGCGCCTTGGTCGGCATGGGCTACTGGAATGATCCGGAAAAGACAGCTGAGCGCTACAAGCCCTTACCAGTCCATGCGCCGGGTCGCGAAGCAGGTCTGGTTCTGCCGGAAATCGCTGTATTCTCGGGCGACACTGTTCGCATGGACGAAGACGGTTTCCTCTACTTCATTGGTCGACGCGACGAAATGATGAAAACTTCCGGCTACCGTGTTAGCCCAACCGAAGTGGAAGAAGTCCTTTACGCCACGAAACTGGTTGGTGAATGCGTCGCCTTTGGGGTGGACGATGACCGCATGGGGCATGCCATTCAAGTCATCGCGACACCGCCAGCAGGCAAGGCGCTTGACGTTAACGCCCTGCTCGCCGAATGCCGTGCACGCATGCCGGCCTACATGGTGCCCAGCGGAATCGATGTTCGCGAAGGCCCATTGCCGCGCAACCCAAATGGGAAAATTGACCGAAAAACGCTGTCGACCGCATGGGTTGAGCTAAAAAACCTCTGA
- a CDS encoding acyl carrier protein, whose translation MNTKKEVLSLLDEILSLNGRSAEFSANTPLLGAIPELDSMAVVALITGFEERFGFMVDDDEIEGSTFATVGSLIEFVEGKLAS comes from the coding sequence TTGAATACCAAAAAGGAAGTGCTCTCCCTTCTGGATGAAATCCTCAGTTTAAACGGTCGTTCCGCAGAGTTTTCTGCAAATACACCGCTTCTTGGTGCAATTCCAGAACTTGATTCGATGGCCGTTGTTGCCTTGATTACCGGTTTTGAGGAGCGTTTCGGTTTTATGGTTGACGACGACGAAATTGAAGGCAGCACCTTTGCGACGGTCGGCTCATTGATCGAATTCGTCGAAGGCAAGCTGGCCAGCTAG
- a CDS encoding hydrolase 2, exosortase A system-associated, protein MQPFFLPSERGQCFCLYHPPPDVGVVRGAVIYLHPFAEEMNKARRMAALQSRAMAAAGFAVLQIDLLGCGDSAGDFSDATWSVWKENVLLAYRWLRTQTQVPLTLWGLRGGCLLAASAAVDLPEKANFIFWQPAISGKLHWQQFMRLKMAGELASGTAKGITEQLCRQLAAGEPVEIAGYTVSPALAEGLEAAELEPPACGARQVIWLETSMRDDATLAPVSQTRIEHWLMAGYAVHAKVVRGPAFWQTSEIEDAPELLAATQAALALLT, encoded by the coding sequence GTGCAGCCCTTCTTTCTTCCTAGTGAAAGGGGGCAATGTTTTTGCCTCTATCACCCTCCTCCTGATGTTGGTGTGGTGCGTGGTGCAGTCATTTATCTGCACCCTTTCGCCGAGGAAATGAACAAGGCGCGCCGTATGGCTGCACTTCAATCGCGCGCCATGGCCGCGGCCGGGTTCGCCGTGTTGCAGATCGATTTGCTCGGCTGCGGTGATAGTGCAGGTGATTTTTCTGATGCAACTTGGTCGGTCTGGAAAGAAAATGTATTACTGGCCTATCGTTGGCTGCGTACGCAAACCCAGGTACCACTGACGCTCTGGGGGTTGCGTGGAGGATGCCTACTGGCGGCCAGTGCTGCGGTCGATCTTCCGGAAAAGGCAAATTTCATCTTCTGGCAACCGGCTATTTCGGGCAAGCTGCACTGGCAGCAGTTCATGCGTTTGAAAATGGCGGGTGAACTGGCCTCCGGGACGGCAAAGGGCATCACCGAACAATTGTGCCGTCAACTCGCTGCTGGCGAACCTGTCGAAATCGCTGGTTACACGGTTTCTCCCGCCTTGGCTGAAGGCCTGGAGGCAGCTGAACTTGAACCGCCAGCCTGCGGAGCTAGGCAGGTCATTTGGCTTGAGACATCGATGCGCGACGATGCAACGCTTGCTCCTGTTTCGCAAACGCGGATCGAACACTGGTTGATGGCTGGGTATGCAGTACATGCAAAGGTAGTTCGCGGTCCAGCCTTCTGGCAGACCAGTGAAATCGAAGATGCCCCGGAACTCCTTGCCGCTACGCAGGCGGCGCTGGCGTTATTGACATGA
- a CDS encoding hydrolase 1, exosortase A system-associated, whose protein sequence is MNFIEQAIVFPCAGDELLGIVATPEQPNKTGVLVVVGGPQYRAGSHRQFLLLSRALAIAGYPVMRFDHSGMGDSTGALENFEALNDNISAAIGAFQQKCPNVISVVLWGLCDAASASLLYWDATHDSRITGIVLLNPWVRSEATLARTHIKHYYGQRLLEVEFWRKLLTGKLGIGRALGCFLTSFVLARQATGSTSAGVTLSFQKRMMRALKEFQGQVLLILSGDDFTAKEFIEAIRADSVGVAALDGSNLKRVDVAGADHTFSSAEWRQSVEVATIGWLGTHVTKYAK, encoded by the coding sequence ATGAATTTCATTGAACAGGCGATCGTCTTTCCCTGTGCTGGTGATGAGTTGCTCGGCATTGTTGCCACGCCTGAACAGCCAAATAAAACAGGGGTTCTCGTTGTCGTCGGCGGACCACAATATCGGGCTGGTAGTCATCGACAATTTCTGTTGCTTTCCCGCGCCTTGGCAATTGCCGGTTACCCCGTAATGCGATTTGATCATTCTGGCATGGGGGATAGCACCGGCGCATTGGAAAATTTTGAAGCATTGAATGACAACATCTCAGCTGCCATTGGAGCATTCCAACAAAAGTGCCCGAACGTAATTAGTGTGGTTCTTTGGGGTTTGTGCGATGCCGCATCGGCGAGCCTCCTATATTGGGATGCTACGCATGACTCTCGGATCACAGGGATTGTTCTGCTCAACCCTTGGGTGCGCTCCGAAGCGACACTCGCCAGGACACATATCAAACATTATTACGGTCAACGTCTGCTGGAGGTCGAGTTCTGGCGCAAGCTGCTAACCGGGAAACTCGGTATTGGCCGGGCGCTAGGCTGTTTTTTAACCAGCTTTGTGCTTGCACGACAGGCCACAGGTTCAACCAGTGCTGGTGTGACACTCTCGTTCCAGAAAAGAATGATGCGGGCGCTAAAGGAATTTCAGGGACAAGTCCTGCTGATACTGAGTGGTGACGATTTCACTGCCAAGGAATTCATCGAAGCTATTCGGGCAGATTCAGTAGGGGTTGCAGCACTTGATGGAAGTAACCTCAAACGAGTTGATGTTGCAGGGGCTGACCATACGTTTTCTTCTGCAGAGTGGCGGCAATCGGTTGAAGTAGCGACAATTGGCTGGCTTGGAACCCATGTGACGAAGTATGCAAAATAA
- a CDS encoding DegT/DnrJ/EryC1/StrS family aminotransferase — translation MSLDYWVFDPSNCEFPKPRVSILPSTLDCSASPNRNLALSDIGLRHFSRGRYALGEAYRLAGLDKQGALLAPAYHCVTMLDPALALGAEVRLYSLKSDLMPDRDSLDQICAQSDKPVKALLATHFFGFVRDFSWLKQWCDEKGIVLIEDCSHVLFVEQYQASGAGLYGKFIASSPYKFFSCADGGLLYMPEASFLDGLPTESAGFLAELRGIKSIIEKSRLPKISTDDIDLIDWQLESITTTAPRPWSDQRTERSAQSMQYSLALARTAPLRSSRWVVSHSSVKNNITRRQENYRRWVQALSDVPNCHGLYPDIPPNVVPYMFPLYLDTPMPHFFWLKQLGVPVWRWDEMAISNCPVAADYRLHLLHLPCHQSLSEVEMAWMFAAVRKTLAIPEAGVQ, via the coding sequence GTGTCGCTAGACTACTGGGTCTTTGATCCTTCAAACTGTGAGTTTCCTAAGCCCCGAGTGTCGATTTTGCCATCGACACTCGATTGCTCGGCGTCGCCAAACCGAAACCTAGCTTTATCAGATATTGGACTCCGCCACTTTAGTCGTGGCCGTTACGCGCTAGGCGAAGCTTACCGCCTTGCCGGACTCGACAAACAGGGGGCGTTATTGGCCCCCGCTTACCATTGCGTCACCATGCTTGATCCGGCTTTGGCGCTCGGTGCTGAAGTCAGGCTTTACTCACTCAAATCGGATCTGATGCCTGATCGAGATAGTCTGGATCAAATCTGTGCCCAATCTGACAAGCCGGTAAAGGCATTGCTAGCGACCCATTTTTTTGGATTCGTCCGGGATTTTTCCTGGTTGAAACAATGGTGTGATGAAAAGGGGATAGTCTTGATCGAAGATTGCTCGCACGTTCTTTTTGTCGAGCAATATCAGGCAAGTGGAGCAGGGCTTTATGGAAAATTCATTGCGTCCAGCCCCTACAAATTTTTCTCATGCGCTGACGGCGGTTTGCTCTATATGCCAGAGGCCAGTTTTCTTGATGGTTTACCGACTGAGTCGGCCGGTTTTCTTGCCGAGCTTCGCGGAATTAAAAGCATTATCGAAAAATCCAGGTTGCCAAAAATTTCAACAGATGACATTGACCTGATTGATTGGCAGCTTGAATCCATCACTACTACTGCACCGAGGCCCTGGAGTGATCAACGTACCGAGCGTTCAGCACAATCGATGCAGTATTCGCTTGCTTTAGCCAGAACGGCACCCCTCCGAAGTTCCCGGTGGGTGGTAAGCCATTCATCGGTAAAAAATAACATTACTCGCAGGCAAGAAAACTACCGACGTTGGGTTCAGGCGCTTTCGGATGTGCCCAATTGCCACGGGCTTTATCCCGATATTCCACCGAACGTGGTTCCCTACATGTTCCCGCTCTATCTGGATACTCCAATGCCTCACTTTTTCTGGTTGAAACAGTTGGGGGTTCCAGTATGGCGCTGGGATGAAATGGCAATCTCGAATTGCCCGGTCGCTGCCGACTACCGCCTTCATTTACTACATTTGCCGTGTCACCAGTCATTGAGCGAAGTAGAAATGGCATGGATGTTCGCTGCAGTCAGAAAAACACTCGCTATTCCCGAGGCTGGTGTTCAGTGA
- a CDS encoding GNAT family N-acetyltransferase yields the protein MSNEIDVRACKATNALVSAEYDLREFAAKDNIEVSIDWFELLQKQVYPDDPGVRYYFVVEKNTPSIILPLRLTNKGGVRAIESLGNYYTSLYTPLLTNDSDLLTLRHMLASASCDHGGAHVMRFAPMDPESPVYKGLLSELRAIGWIPFKFFCFGNWFLTVDFNWDGYLKKRSANLRSSIKRRNKDFAAEGGTLEVVTNTDGIEQEIAAFQEVYTASWKIPEPYPDFVPSLIRRLSTIGMLRLGIARLQGRPIAAQLWIVGEGKASIYKVAYSKEFASLSPGTVLTGFLLKHVIERDQVKEVDFLIGDDEYKKIWMNDRRERWGIVAYNPRTIIGFALLVKEVAGRTAKILRKKIIEIFLKSQQLGSRASWIFRLKVVAPTPQSPRDQEMSWTIHPIAQFSDFKNEWDVLVQSRPGTPFLGSAFLLPLLDIFGTGEEQLCLLHSDGQLCAAAIMQRRQKSIWQTFQPSQLPLGAWVTNGNIDLVSACSELMRRLPGLTLGIGASQIDPQIQSRPDDSAKVRTQDYIQTAWVDIEGSFETYWEARGKNLKQNSRKQRNKLQAEGIEIRIECITAPEDVYKAIEDYGSLESAGWKAADGTAILPDNAQGHFYRKMLENFCSMGRGRIYRYWFDDKVVAMDLCIHDDAAIVILKTAYDESYKAVSPSTLMRQDEFQQLFQEQKFPRIEFYGKVMEWHTRWTTQNRTLYHVTEYRWAWLKKLHARMSAPAEGPSQETSSPAQT from the coding sequence ATGTCAAACGAAATTGACGTTAGAGCTTGTAAGGCTACAAACGCATTGGTCTCAGCGGAATATGATCTTCGTGAGTTTGCTGCCAAAGATAATATTGAAGTCTCAATTGACTGGTTTGAGCTTCTGCAAAAACAGGTTTACCCAGATGATCCGGGAGTTCGTTATTACTTCGTTGTTGAGAAAAATACTCCCTCGATAATATTGCCGCTCAGGCTGACCAACAAAGGGGGGGTCAGAGCCATTGAGTCGCTTGGTAACTACTACACTTCGCTTTACACCCCGCTGCTAACCAACGACAGCGATCTACTCACCCTTAGGCACATGCTCGCTTCCGCTTCGTGTGACCATGGTGGTGCGCATGTCATGCGTTTTGCCCCGATGGATCCAGAATCACCCGTCTATAAGGGACTCTTGAGCGAACTGCGGGCAATTGGCTGGATACCCTTCAAATTTTTCTGTTTCGGCAACTGGTTTCTTACGGTCGACTTTAATTGGGATGGATATCTCAAGAAAAGAAGCGCCAACCTGCGAAGCAGTATCAAGCGAAGGAACAAGGATTTCGCTGCAGAAGGCGGAACGCTTGAAGTAGTGACCAACACTGATGGTATTGAGCAAGAAATCGCAGCTTTTCAGGAGGTCTATACAGCAAGCTGGAAAATACCCGAGCCCTACCCCGACTTCGTTCCTTCACTGATCCGCCGACTTTCTACGATCGGTATGCTTCGGCTCGGAATTGCCCGTTTGCAGGGGAGACCAATTGCTGCGCAATTATGGATTGTTGGTGAAGGCAAGGCCAGTATTTATAAAGTTGCCTACAGCAAGGAGTTTGCATCACTTTCCCCTGGCACGGTGTTGACTGGTTTCCTTCTGAAACACGTTATTGAGCGGGATCAGGTCAAAGAGGTCGACTTCCTGATTGGTGACGACGAATACAAGAAGATATGGATGAATGATCGTCGAGAACGTTGGGGAATCGTAGCTTACAACCCGCGCACCATTATTGGTTTCGCACTATTGGTTAAAGAAGTTGCCGGGCGAACTGCCAAAATACTTAGAAAAAAGATCATAGAAATCTTTTTGAAATCGCAACAGCTTGGAAGCCGCGCTAGCTGGATATTCCGATTGAAAGTCGTCGCACCCACCCCGCAATCTCCACGAGACCAAGAAATGTCCTGGACCATACACCCCATCGCACAATTCTCTGATTTTAAAAACGAGTGGGATGTGCTTGTACAGTCCCGCCCGGGAACCCCATTTCTGGGGTCTGCATTCCTGCTACCCCTACTGGATATTTTTGGTACTGGGGAAGAGCAGTTGTGTCTGCTCCATTCCGACGGTCAGCTTTGCGCTGCCGCCATTATGCAAAGACGTCAGAAAAGCATTTGGCAGACTTTTCAACCCTCTCAGCTTCCGCTTGGTGCCTGGGTGACAAATGGCAATATCGATCTGGTATCAGCTTGCAGTGAACTTATGCGTCGGCTTCCTGGCTTGACGCTGGGCATCGGAGCCAGCCAGATCGATCCGCAAATTCAAAGTCGTCCCGACGACAGCGCTAAGGTACGAACCCAGGACTACATTCAGACTGCCTGGGTCGATATCGAAGGCAGTTTTGAAACGTATTGGGAGGCGCGAGGCAAAAATCTAAAGCAAAACTCACGTAAGCAGCGAAACAAGCTGCAGGCTGAAGGCATTGAAATCAGAATTGAGTGTATTACGGCTCCGGAGGACGTTTATAAAGCTATCGAAGACTATGGATCACTTGAAAGCGCTGGCTGGAAAGCTGCTGATGGAACGGCAATCCTTCCTGACAACGCCCAAGGCCACTTCTATCGGAAAATGCTGGAAAATTTTTGCAGCATGGGGCGAGGGCGTATCTATCGCTACTGGTTTGATGACAAAGTTGTTGCGATGGACCTGTGTATCCATGATGACGCAGCTATCGTTATTCTGAAAACGGCTTACGACGAATCCTATAAGGCTGTCTCGCCATCGACGTTAATGCGTCAGGATGAATTCCAACAGCTTTTTCAGGAACAGAAGTTCCCCAGGATCGAGTTCTATGGCAAGGTCATGGAGTGGCACACGCGCTGGACAACGCAGAACCGTACCCTTTACCACGTAACCGAATACCGCTGGGCGTGGCTAAAAAAACTGCATGCGCGAATGTCAGCACCAGCCGAAGGGCCATCTCAGGAAACGTCATCTCCAGCGCAAACCTGA
- a CDS encoding glycosyltransferase: MKRLLMIAYHFPPLAGSSGIQRTLRFVQHLPKFGWEPIVLTADPRAYERTSEDLMTDIPESVVVRRSFALDTARHLSIGGRYIGAMARPDRWASWKIGAVRDGMRMIKEFKPQAIWSTYPIATAHLIGAELQRRSGLPWVADFRDPMAQDGYPADPLVWQSYKSIEEKALSTASYSTFTTPSAAQTYQSRYPKTAERVVVLENGYDEETFAAVENTGGQKQKIHPEAVTLLHSGIVYPDERDPTQLFEALGQLKANGKIQPSTLKIRFRASVHDDLLNALARKYDIAEFIDCQPPIPYREALAEMLNADGLLVMQASNCNEQIPAKIYEYLRAGRPILALTDSLGDTAATLRNAGASDMARLDSTAEICHVLPAFIDAIRQSKVSLPMTQVVKQASRVGRTAQLAKLLDSVSAR; this comes from the coding sequence ATGAAACGTCTATTAATGATTGCCTACCACTTCCCACCCTTGGCGGGTAGCAGCGGGATTCAGCGCACATTGCGTTTTGTGCAGCATTTGCCGAAATTTGGCTGGGAACCCATTGTTCTCACGGCTGATCCGCGCGCCTATGAGCGGACTAGCGAGGATCTTATGACAGACATACCGGAGAGTGTCGTCGTTCGAAGATCCTTTGCTTTGGATACTGCACGCCATCTTTCCATTGGTGGCCGTTATATCGGCGCAATGGCCCGCCCTGATCGCTGGGCAAGCTGGAAAATTGGCGCTGTTCGAGACGGGATGCGGATGATCAAGGAGTTCAAGCCGCAGGCAATCTGGTCAACCTATCCGATTGCAACAGCACACTTAATCGGCGCCGAACTCCAACGGCGAAGTGGTCTACCATGGGTTGCCGATTTTCGTGACCCGATGGCACAGGATGGCTATCCTGCTGACCCGCTTGTTTGGCAAAGCTATAAATCGATAGAAGAGAAGGCTTTGTCGACCGCCAGTTACAGCACTTTTACCACTCCTAGTGCAGCTCAAACCTATCAGTCGAGATACCCAAAAACAGCAGAGCGCGTGGTCGTGCTTGAAAATGGTTATGACGAAGAAACGTTTGCAGCAGTAGAAAATACAGGCGGGCAGAAACAAAAAATTCATCCTGAAGCAGTCACATTGCTGCACAGCGGGATCGTTTACCCGGACGAGCGAGACCCGACACAATTATTTGAAGCCCTGGGTCAATTAAAAGCAAATGGGAAGATTCAGCCAAGCACTTTAAAGATCCGCTTTCGCGCGTCGGTGCATGATGATTTGCTCAACGCACTCGCCAGAAAGTATGACATCGCCGAATTTATCGATTGCCAGCCACCCATCCCCTATCGGGAAGCGCTCGCCGAAATGCTCAATGCGGATGGTCTTTTGGTCATGCAAGCTTCGAATTGCAATGAGCAAATTCCGGCCAAGATCTACGAATATTTGCGCGCAGGGCGCCCAATTCTCGCTTTAACAGACTCTCTCGGGGACACTGCTGCGACACTGAGGAATGCGGGTGCTAGCGACATGGCTCGGCTCGACTCAACCGCTGAAATCTGTCATGTCTTACCAGCATTTATTGATGCGATCAGACAATCAAAGGTCTCTTTACCCATGACGCAGGTAGTGAAACAGGCCTCGCGAGTCGGACGTACCGCTCAATTGGCCAAACTACTTGATTCGGTATCGGCTAGGTAA
- a CDS encoding class I SAM-dependent methyltransferase: protein MPTDLSAYRASPTEQQRITDLLALLPGNGIEILDIGARDGYLAKKLAGRFETVIALDLEKPSIFHPGIEAVQGNVTCLQFADNQFDAILCAEVLEHIPEHLLTQACHEIARVARNKIVIGVPYRQDLRCGRTLCANCGKANPPWGHVNSFDEQRLRSLFPSLVWEKATFVGTNIDRTNFISAALLDYAGNPFGTWQQDEPCVHCGAPIGMPRTRSLPQRIATRFAFMLNRLQSRLVSPRGNWIHVRFSKPVAKTTC, encoded by the coding sequence ATGCCTACTGATCTCTCTGCATACCGTGCTAGCCCAACGGAACAACAGCGTATTACGGACTTATTAGCGCTTCTTCCTGGCAACGGCATTGAGATCCTCGACATTGGTGCACGGGATGGCTACCTTGCAAAAAAACTTGCCGGTCGGTTCGAGACGGTTATAGCCCTTGATCTGGAGAAACCTTCGATATTTCATCCTGGAATTGAGGCGGTGCAGGGCAATGTCACTTGCTTGCAGTTTGCCGACAACCAGTTTGACGCAATTCTTTGTGCAGAAGTTCTGGAGCATATACCTGAGCATCTCCTAACTCAGGCTTGCCACGAGATTGCAAGGGTCGCCCGGAACAAGATCGTAATCGGGGTTCCCTATCGCCAGGATCTTCGCTGCGGGCGCACCTTATGTGCAAATTGCGGTAAAGCCAATCCTCCTTGGGGTCACGTAAATAGTTTTGATGAGCAAAGGCTTCGTTCCTTATTTCCCTCGTTGGTTTGGGAAAAAGCAACATTTGTAGGAACCAACATCGACCGTACCAATTTTATTTCTGCCGCACTGCTTGATTATGCGGGCAACCCCTTCGGCACGTGGCAACAGGATGAACCCTGTGTCCATTGTGGTGCACCAATTGGTATGCCTAGAACCCGCAGCCTTCCACAACGCATCGCCACCCGTTTCGCGTTCATGTTAAATCGTCTGCAGTCGCGGCTCGTTTCGCCTCGTGGCAACTGGATCCACGTTCGTTTCTCCAAACCTGTCGCAAAAACCACCTGCTGA